Proteins from a genomic interval of Capsicum annuum cultivar UCD-10X-F1 chromosome 4, UCD10Xv1.1, whole genome shotgun sequence:
- the LOC124897996 gene encoding uncharacterized protein LOC124897996 — MEFTKALCDLGANVNLMPLSIYRKLGMGNPIPTNMRLVMADRSVKRLISILHDVFIKVSNFIFPADFVILGCEVDFEVPIILGQPFLVTKSVLIDLRANDLLFRMNDEVARYDVGKSMKQHEEICVFSVVDVYFEDVEDVPIIEQLVITPLAAVTMNYDIKVNGEYEEIVCALTNMGSYPYATKKLDLDLANQPTPSAKPSIEEPLLLELKELPGHLWYVFLGKENMLPVIISADWENNR; from the coding sequence ATGGAATTCACCAAGGCGCTGTGTGATCTGGGAGCAAACGTTAATTTGATGCCATTGTctatttatagaaagttgggtATGGGGAATCCCATACCCACCAACATGAGAttggtgatggcggataggtcagtaaagcGACTCATCAGCATTCTGCATGATGTGTTTATAAAGGTTTCCAATTTCATATTCCCTGCAGACTTCGTCATTTTGGGCTGCGAGGTAGACTTCGAGGTGCCtataatcttgggtcaaccttttCTCGTAACCAAAAGTGTGTTAATTGATTTGAGAGCCAATGATCTCTTATTTAGGATGAACGATGAAGTAGCACGATATGATGtgggcaaatcaatgaagcaacatGAGGAAATAtgtgtgttctcagtagttgatgtgtattttgAGGATGTGGAGGATGTGCCCATAATTGAGCAACTTGTTATCACACCTTTGGCTGCGGTCACgatgaattatgatattaaagTTAATGGGGAGTATGAAGAGATTGTTTGTGCCTTGACAAacatgggttcatatccttatgctacCAAAAAGTTGGACCTTGATCTAGCTAATCAACCAACACCAtcagccaagccatctattgaagagcctCTATTATTGGAGTTAAAGGAGCTGCCTGGGCATTTATGGTACGTGTTTTTGGGTAAAGAAAACATGCTACCTGTTATTATTTCAGCTGATTGGGAGAACAACAGGTGA